A stretch of the Corylus avellana chromosome ca6, CavTom2PMs-1.0 genome encodes the following:
- the LOC132184122 gene encoding protein BASIC PENTACYSTEINE2-like: MDGDNNLNMRNWGYYEPAPSLKGHLGLQLMSSMPEKPLIGGRNAAVLAGGNGAFHHRDMGVSHSAFPMEYMRDAWFNQREKYINVLSGNPSYGVLPETSSAQHVQMVQAPDLSKDERIVSTEETGIEKENGPIKKRQAPKAPKSPKEKKAKKAPRARKAESSPSVPRARSAAKKTTEIVINGVDMDISGIPIPVCSCTGAPQQCYRWGSGGWQSACCTTNMSMYPLPLSTKRRGARIAGRKMSIGAFKKVLEKLAAEGYNFSNPIDLRTHWAKHGTNKFVTIR, from the coding sequence ATGGATGGAGATAATAATTTGAATATGCGTAACTGGGGTTACTATGAACCTGCACCATCCCTTAAAGGCCATCTGGGTCTTCAGCTTATGTCGTCCATGCCTGAAAAACCGCTTATTGGGGGCCGCAATGCTGCGGTTTTGGCTGGTGGGAATGGGGCTTTTCACCATAGGGATATGGGGGTTTCCCATTCAGCATTCCCCATGGAGTACATGAGGGATGCTTGGTTTAATCAGAGGGAGaaatatattaatgtattatccgGAAACCCCAGCTATGGGGTTTTGCCCGAGACGTCCTCGGCTCAACATGTGCAGATGGTTCAGGCACCTGATTTGTCCAAGGATGAAAGGATCGTGAGTACTGAAGAGACGGGTATTGAGAAGGAAAACGGACCTATTAAGAAAAGGCAGGCGCCAAAGGCCCCAAAATCCCCAAAAGAGAAGAAGGCGAAGAAAGCCCCTCGTGCACGGAAGGCTGAGAGTAGTCCTTCTGTTCCACGAGCAAGGTCTGCCGCAAAAAAAACCACGGAGATTGTTATAAATGGGGTTGACATGGATATATCGGGGATTCCCATCCCGGTTTGCTCATGTACTGGGGCACCTCAGCAGTGTTATCGATGGGGATCTGGTGGGTGGCAATCTGCGTGTTGTACAACTAATATGTCAATGTATCCCTTGCCATTGAGTACCAAACGACGTGGAGCAAGGATTGCAGGTAGAAAGATGAGTATAGGAGCGTTCAAGAAAGTTTTGGAGAAACTTGCAGCAGAAGGTTACAACTTCTCTAATCCGATTGATCTGAGGACCCACTGGGCCAAACATGGAACAAATAAGTTTGTCACCATCAGGTAG
- the LOC132185642 gene encoding zinc finger protein SHOOT GRAVITROPISM 5-like: protein MLGTNSSSSSLLPSSSSEPFSCLENGSNNNNNNKRKRRPAGTPDPDAEVVSLSPKTLLESDRYVCEICNQGFQRDQNLQMHRRRHKVPWKLLKRENPVVKKRVFVCPEPSCLHHDPCHALGDLVGIKKHFRRKHSNHKQWVCEKCSKGYAVQSDYKAHLKTCGTRGHSCDCGRVFSRVESFIEHQDACSMGRLRPESQPLQPACLSRTASSPSPSSETNFSTAPWHHHPGLLMPKLTQPTALPSKNTTTNYHNLELQLSTTSNSIDAAAAAAAAASVSPKRDCNHSTHLQLSIGSCEFGKKNESNTNRIINSPKESNNNITSRLKEEAREQLRLAMAEKAYAEEARLQAKRQIDIAEQEFANAKRIRQQAQAELDKAQALKDHAIKQVTSTILQITCHACKHQFQAVASDENSLVLSYMSATTTEGEVENDIHRTDHVAKSAN from the exons ATGTTAGGCACTaactcttcttcctcctcactactcccttcttcttcttctgagcCTTTTTCTTGCTTAGAAAACGgtagcaacaacaacaacaacaacaagaggAAAAGACGCCCAGCAGGAACTCCAG ATCCCGATGCAGAGGTGGTTTCTCTGTCGCCGAAAACGTTATTGGAGTCGGATCGTTATGTGTGCGAGATCTGCAACCAGGGGTTTCAGAGAGACCAGAACCTTCAGATGCATCGGAGGAGGCACAAGGTGCCGTGGAAATTGCTGAAGAGGGAGAATCCGGTGGTGAAGAAGCGGGTTTTCGTCTGCCCGGAGCCGAGCTGCTTGCACCACGATCCATGCCACGCGCTGGGTGATCTTGTTGGGATAAAGAAGCATTTCAGGAGGAAGCATAGCAATCACAAGCAATGGGTCTGTGAGAAATGCTCCAAGGGTTATGCTGTTCAATCCGATTACAAAGCCCATCTCAAAACCTGCGGCACAAGAGGCCACTCTTGTGATTGTGGCCGTGTTTTCTCGAG GGTGGAAAGTTTCATCGAGCACCAGGATGCTTGTAGCATGGGGCGTCTCCGGCCGGAATCACAACCACTTCAGCCGGCGTGCTTGTCTCGAACGGCATCAAGCCCAAGCCCATCAAGCGAGACAAATTTCAGCACAGCTCCTTGGCATCATCATCCTGGTTTACTAATGCCAAAGCTAACACAACCTACTGCCTTGCCATCCAAGAATACTACAACAAACTACCACAATCTTGAGCTTCAGCTCTCAACCACATCGAATTCCATTGATGCAGCCGCCGCCGCAGCAGCCGCCGCCTCGGTTTCTCCCAAAAGAGATTGCAATCACTCCACCCATCTCCAGCTCTCCATTGGGTCGTGtgaatttggaaagaaaaatgaatcaaACACAAACAGAATTATTAACTCCCCAAAGGAGAGCAATAACAATATCACGTCGAGGCTTAAAGAAGAAGCCCGCGAGCAGCTGCGGCTAGCCATGGCGGAGAAGGCGTATGCTGAAGAGGCTAGACTGCAAGCAAAGCGGCAGATTGATATTGCAGAACAAGAGTTTGCAAATGCAAAGAGAATCAGGCAACAAGCGCAGGCTGAATTAGACAAAGCTCAGGCTCTGAAAGACCACGCAATCAAACAAGTCACTTCCACCATTCTTCAAATCACCTGCCACGCTTGCAAGCACCAATTTCAAGCGGTTGCTTCCGATGAAAACTCTCTGGTGTTGAGTTATATGTCGGCCACTACAACAGAAGGTGAAGTAGAGAATGATATCCATCGAACTGATCATGTTGCAAAATCAGCTAATTAA